The Haloplanus sp. CK5-1 genome contains a region encoding:
- a CDS encoding aminotransferase class V-fold PLP-dependent enzyme produces the protein MDPADLRAAIPACERGVYFNTGASGPAPRNVVEATSDFLEHHEYVAPVAEGAYPAAFDTFDEARARAADFVGADPDEIALTESTADGIARVAAAIDWSPGDVVVRTDLEHSAGVVPWWNLREQGVEVRVLDTEAGRLNLDALADAAADARLLCCNSITWNYGTQLPIQRIVEIAHDHDTLVLVDGVQSPGQVPVDVGEWNADFVAGAGHKWLLGPWGAGFLHVDRDVADRLTPGVASYRSVADAGADEEDLELAAGARRFEVGTTSPAPYRGLIEAMDTIEAIGHGTITDRIERLTDRLKAGLGDRLLSPREYESGLVTFAADDPEGLVDRLADEGVHVRSLPNPEAVRASVHVFNTASDVDALLDAL, from the coding sequence CGTCGAGGCGACGAGCGACTTCCTCGAACACCACGAGTACGTCGCGCCGGTCGCGGAGGGGGCCTACCCCGCCGCATTCGACACCTTCGACGAGGCGCGGGCACGCGCCGCCGACTTCGTCGGTGCCGACCCGGACGAGATCGCTCTCACCGAGAGCACCGCCGACGGCATCGCCCGCGTCGCCGCCGCAATCGACTGGTCGCCCGGCGACGTCGTCGTGCGGACCGATCTCGAACACTCCGCGGGGGTCGTCCCGTGGTGGAACCTCCGGGAGCAGGGCGTCGAGGTGCGCGTCCTCGACACCGAGGCCGGGCGGCTCAACCTCGACGCCCTCGCCGACGCCGCGGCGGACGCGCGCCTCCTGTGTTGTAACTCGATCACCTGGAACTACGGCACCCAACTTCCGATCCAGCGGATCGTCGAGATTGCCCACGACCACGACACGCTCGTCCTGGTCGACGGCGTCCAGTCGCCGGGACAGGTGCCCGTGGACGTCGGGGAGTGGAACGCGGACTTCGTGGCCGGCGCGGGCCACAAGTGGCTGCTCGGGCCGTGGGGCGCGGGCTTCCTACACGTCGACCGCGACGTGGCCGACCGACTGACGCCCGGCGTCGCGAGTTACCGGAGCGTTGCCGACGCGGGGGCCGACGAGGAGGACCTCGAACTCGCGGCCGGCGCGCGCCGGTTCGAGGTCGGCACCACGTCGCCGGCCCCGTATCGCGGACTGATCGAGGCGATGGACACCATCGAAGCCATCGGCCACGGGACGATCACCGACCGGATCGAGCGCCTGACCGACCGGCTGAAAGCCGGACTGGGCGATCGGCTCCTGAGCCCCCGCGAGTACGAGTCGGGACTGGTCACGTTCGCGGCCGACGACCCCGAGGGGTTGGTCGACCGCCTCGCCGACGAGGGGGTTCACGTCCGGTCGCTCCCGAACCCCGAGGCGGTCCGGGCGTCGGTCCACGTCTTCAACACCGCCTCGGACGTGGACGCGTTACTCGACGCGCTGTGA
- a CDS encoding PH domain-containing protein produces the protein MNRLHPRIRVVWAGQAAVFAAIVGGIALAADRFLVDLPVWAAPAVFVVVLLIGVGLAAARYRIWRYEVRDDALYLERGVFTRVRTVVPFVRIQHVDSSRGPLERLLGLANTVVYTAGSRGADVMVPGLTPTGADDLRERLKRLAIRAEGDDAV, from the coding sequence ATGAACCGCCTCCACCCGCGGATCCGCGTCGTCTGGGCCGGTCAGGCAGCGGTCTTCGCCGCCATCGTCGGTGGGATCGCGCTGGCCGCCGACCGCTTTCTCGTCGATCTGCCCGTGTGGGCGGCGCCGGCCGTCTTCGTCGTCGTCCTCCTGATCGGTGTCGGTCTCGCGGCGGCGCGGTACCGGATCTGGCGCTACGAGGTGCGCGACGACGCCCTCTACCTCGAACGCGGCGTGTTCACTCGGGTCCGGACGGTCGTTCCGTTCGTCCGCATCCAGCACGTCGACTCCTCGCGCGGCCCGCTGGAACGACTCCTGGGACTCGCGAACACCGTCGTCTACACCGCCGGTTCCCGCGGGGCCGACGTGATGGTCCCCGGGCTGACGCCCACGGGTGCCGACGACCTCCGCGAGCGACTCAAGCGACTCGCGATCCGCGCCGAGGGCGACGACGCGGTATGA